A region from the Spea bombifrons isolate aSpeBom1 chromosome 7, aSpeBom1.2.pri, whole genome shotgun sequence genome encodes:
- the NOSTRIN gene encoding nostrin — protein MDQIHLFTMKNPLSGSTYEKIYQDLKNISKNGEAFCKSLMSVLQQRSNLEMSYAKGLEKLANKLTKALDSMNKNCIHNAWTCASEEMRTTAEVHKKLGIVIQTEAIKPTNQVLEEHDKRKKKLDNEVEKMANSVLSNWRQQIKTKKKLMDHTKKHETLFHHVEAENSKQTLTEKERQKLFNKLKKSTEVLTKTDADYYQENIAGQAVRLKWENVLENCYASIQELEKERIQLLSHILTRYNQHVSNFGQTLNTSQNLIDQAIKSIDVEKDIQTFLEDTAVYSENNKSEFLLLDYYEEDGSSVMNGERRIASINTKLERLQHDIEKALKDKDGLEKMLKAYDENPAFSDIKNEENTADLLEETKLKISLLEANHFKLSSALATLEKRSAPSHPCSECISTWKEKGCQHCSVQISRSINAKKLRRSQSVRSSIRRSARFSSMGSHDKYETMEDSTDLPSKPPRGLTKRIPKTPVYSNMDAEWDDTPNDLNTDENSSFKVLYPYQAQRPDELVLQKGDHVLVHRKDEDGWWYGTINGKKGYFPAAYVEGTDGGQSSNA, from the exons ATGGACCAAATACACCTTTTCACAATGAAAAATCCTTTATCGGGCTCTACA TATGAAAAGATATATCAGGACTTAAAGAATATATCTAAAAATGGAGAGGCCTTTTGCAAATCACTCATGTCAGTTCTACAACAAAG GTCCAACTTAGAAATGAGCTATGCCAAAGGACTTGAAAAACTAGCAAACAAACTGACAAAAGCATTGGACAGCATGAACAAAAA TTGCATCCACAATGCATGGACCTGTGCTTCTGAAGAAATGAGGACAACAGCTGAGGTTCACAA AAAACTAGGCATTGTAATTCAGACAGAGGCTATAAAACCAACAAATCAGGTTTTGGAAGAACATgacaaaaggaagaaaaag CTAGATAATGAAGTTGAAAAGATGGCAAATTCTGTACTAAGCAACTGGAGACAACAGATCAAG actaaaaaaaagctaatggaCCACACAAAAAAGCACGAAACCCTGTTCCATCACGTTGAAGCAGAAAACAGTAAACAGACCCTAACAGAAAAGGAAAGACAAAAG CTGttcaataaactaaaaaaatcaACAGAAGTATTGACAAAAACTGATGCCGATTATTACCAAGAAAATATAGCTGGCCAAGCCGTGCGACTGAAATGGGAAAATGTCCTTGAAAATTGTTATGCG agtATTCAAGAACTTGAAAAAGAGAGAATACAGCTCCTTTCTCACATTCTTACACGATACAACCAGCATGTTTCAAATTTTGGACAAACACTGAACACG agTCAAAACCTAATTGACCAAGCTATTAAAAGTATTGATGTTGAAAAGGACATTCAGACTTTCCTGGAAGACACAGCCGTTTATTCTGAAAACAACAAATCAGAATTTCTACTGTTGGATTATTAT GAAGAAGATGGTTCATCTGTAATGAATGGCGAAAGAAGAATAGCTTCCATTAATACAAAGCTTGAAAGGCTACAGCATGACATTGAAAAGGCTCTGAAAGACAAGGACG GACTGGAAAAAATGTTGAAGGCCTATGATGAAAATCCGGCATTTTCAGATatcaaaaatgaagaaaatacagCTGACCTTCTAGAAGAG ACCAAGTTGAAAATAAGCCTTTTGGAAGCAAATCACTTTAAACTATCCTCGGCTCTGGCTACTTTGGAAAAGAGATCTGCACCTTCGCACCCATGCAGTGAATGCATCAGTACGTGGAAAGAGAAG GGCTGCCAGCACTGCTCCGTCCAGATATCCCGGtctataaatgctaaaaaaCTTAGGCGCTCTCAAAGTGTCCGTTCATCTATCCGACGGAGCGCTCGCTTCAGCAGTATGGGATCTCACGATAAATATGAGACCATGGAAGATTCCACTGATTTGCCCAGCAAACCACCACGAGGGCTAACAAAAAGAATTCCTAAAACTCCAGTTTATTCCAATATGGATGCGGAGTGGGATGATACGCCAAATG ACTTGAACACGGATGAAAACAGCTCATTCAAAGTTTTGTATCCATACCAGGCTCAGAGGCCCGATGAGCTCGTCTTACAGAAAG GTGATCACGTTCTAGTTCATCGCAAGGATGAAGATGGCTGGTGGTACGGTACCATTAATGGAAAGAAGGGTTATTTTCCAGCTGCATACGTGGAAGGGACAGATGGAGGTCAATCATCTAACGCATAA